CCCGCAGCTGAACGCGATGGAGGTGTCATGGCCCACCCCGATTCGATGACGAATTCGGAGACGGTCGAAGCCGAGTTGGGCGCCCGCCCGGTCCCGCTCGGCGGTGCGGTGTTCGATCAGGCGCGCGCCGAGGCGGCGGTGCGCGAACTGCTCCACGCGGTCGGGGAGGACCCGGAACGCTGCGGGCTCAGGGACACCCCGGCGCGGGTGGCACGGGCCTACCGGGAGATGTTCGCCGGGCTCTACACCGACCCCGACGACGTGCTCGACACCACCTTCGACGAGCAGCACGACGAGTTGGTGATGGTCAAGGAGATCCCGATGTACTCGATGTGCGAACACCACCTGGTGTCGTTCCACGGGGTCGCCAACGTCGGCTACATCCCCGGCGCCGACGGTCGGGTCACCGGGTTGTCGAAGATCGCCCGGGTGGTCGACCTCTACGCCCGCCGCCCGCAGGTCCAGGAACGGCTGACCGGCCAGATCGCCGACGCGATGATGAACCGGCTGCAGCCGCGCGGGGTGATCGTCGTGGTGGAGGCCGAACACATGTGCATGTCGATGCGCGGCATCCGCAAACCGGGCGCGATCACCACCACCTCGGCGGTGCGCGGCCAGTTCAAGACCGACACCGCGGCGCGGGCGGAAGCGTTGGATCTGATGCTGCGCAAGTGAACTCCGCACCGGTGCAGGTCATGGGCGTGGTGAACGTGACCGACGATTCGTTCTCCGACGGCGGCCGCTACCTGGCGTGCGACCGCGCCGTCGAGCACGGCCTGGCGCTGGCCGCCGACGGCGCGGCGGTCATCGACGTCGGTGGGGAGTCCACCCGTCCCGGCGCCCGCCGAATCGACCCGCGGGTGGAGGCCGCCCGGGTGCTGCCGGTGATCACCGCCCTGGCGCAGCACGGGCTCACCGTCAGCATCGACACCATGCACGCCGCGGTGGCGCGGGCCGCGCTGGGCGCCGGCGCCACCTGGGTCAACGACGTCTCCGGCGGCCAGGCCGACCCGGCGATGACCCCGCTGCTGGTGGAGACCGGCGCGCGGTGGGTGCTGATGCACTGGCGGGCGGTCGCCGCGGCCCACCCGCACCGGGTGCCGCACTACCGGGATGTGGTCGCCGAGGTGCGTGCCGAACTGCTCGCCGGGGTGGACCGGGCGGTGGCCGCCGGGGTCGACCCGGCGAAGCTGATGATCGACCCCGGGCTGGGGTTCGCCAAGACCGCGCGACACAACTGGGCGCTGCTGCACGCGCTGCCGCGCCTGGTGGCCGACGGGGTGCCGGTGCTGGTGGGGGCCTCACGCAAACGGTTCCTCGGCACGCTGCTCGCCGACGCGGCCGGGGTGGCGCGCGCCCCGGACGGCCGCGAGACCGCCACCGCGGTGATCTCGGCGCTGGCCGGCCTGCACGGCGCCTGGGGGGTGCGGGTCCACGATGTGCGCGCCTCGGTCGACGCCCTCAAGGTGGCGGCCGCCTGGAGCCGCGGAACAGCGAAGGACGATGATGGCTGACCGAATCGAGTTGCGCGGCTTGACCGTCCGCGGACACCACGGCGTGTTCGACCACGAACGCGTCGACGGGCAGGACTTCGTCGTCGACATCACCGTCTGGCTGGATCAGTCCGCCGCGGCCGCCGGCGACTCCCTGGCCGAGACCTACGACTACGGGGTGCTCGCCGACCGGGCGGCGGCGATCGTCGCCGGGCCGGCGCGCAACCTGATCGAGACCGTCGCCGCCGAGATCGCCGAGGAGGTCATCGTCGACGCCCGCGTGGACGCGGTGGAGGTCACCGTGCACAAGCCGCAGGCCCCGATCCCGCACACGTTCGCCGACGTCGCGGTGGTGGCCCGTCGGTCCCGCCGCCGACGCGGCCCGGTGGTGCCGGCCGGCGGGGCCCTGTGAGCACCCCCGCCAACCGGAAGGAGCGCAACCGATGACCCGTGTGGTGCTGTCCATCGGATCGAACCTGGGCGACCGGATGGCCCGGCTGCGGTCGGTCCTCGACGGGTTGGGCCCGGCGGTCCGGGCGGTCTCGGGGGTCTATGAGACCGATCCGTGGGGTGGCCTGGATCAAGGGCAGTTCCTCAACGCGGTGCTCGTCGCCGAGGACCCCGCCCGCGACGGGCAGGCCTGGCTGCGCCGCGCCCACGAACTCGAAGACGCCGCCCACCGGGTGCGCGGGGAACGGTGGGGTCCGCGCACCCTCGACGTCGACCTGGTCACCTGCCACGAGACCGCCCCGGACGGCGACACCCTGGTGATCTCGCGCGACGACGGGCTGACGTTGCCCCACCCGCTGGCGCACCTGCGGGCGTTCGTGCTGGTGCCGTGGCTGGCGATCGAGCCGGACGCCGAGCTGATGGTCGCCGGCCGGAACCGGCCGGTGAGCGCCCTGGTCGCCGAACTCGATCCGGCCGAGCGCGCCGCGGTGCGCCGGACCGACCTGTCGCTCGGCGCGCCGCCGGGCGCGGATACGGCGCGGTGATGGGCCCCACCCGCAAACGTGACCTGCTGGCGCTCACCGTCGCCACCGCCGTCGGCGGCTATGTGCTGGTGACCGCGGCCTACCGGTGGTTTCCCCCGATCACGGTCTGGACCGGGGTGTCGCTGGGGGCGGTCGCGGCGGTCGAGGCGGGCTGGGGCCAGTACCTGCGCGGCAAGATCGGCGCCGGCGAGATCGGCCCCGGACCCGGCCGGGTGCATCCGCTGGCGGTGGCCCGCAGCCTGGTGGTCGCCAAGGCCTCGGCGTGGGTGGGGGCGCTGGTGGCGGGCTGGTGGCTGGCGGTGCTGGCGTATCTGCTGCCGCGCCGCAGCTGGCTGCACGTCGCCGCCCAGGACACCGTCGGCACGGCGGTGGCCGTCGTCAGCGCGGTGGCGCTGGTGGTTGCTGCGCTGTGGTTGCAGTATTGCTGCCGTTCGCCGGGGTTGCCGCCCGACCCGGGAGAGGAAGCCGAAAACCAGGCCTGCTGAACGTCGAATGAGAATCGCCCAAGCGTGGCAACACGCTGATTGACCTCGCCCGGGTACAGTCAGGCCATGACCGTTCTGTCCCGCGGCGCTCGGGTCCGGCGCGGCGGCCGCAGGCCGGGCTGGACGTTGCTGACCGCGTTGCTCGTCCTCGCGTTGGGGGCGAGTTCGGCGCTGGTGTTCACCAACCGGGTCGAGTTGCTCAAGCTGGCGGTCGTGCTCGCGTTGTGGGCCGCGGTGGTGGCGGCGTTCGTGTCGGTGATCTACCGGCGGCAAAGCGATGTCGCCCAGGCGCGGGCGCGGGACATGAAACTGGTCTACGACCTCCAACTGGACCGCGAGATCGCGGCGCGCCGCGAATACGAATTGGGCATCGAATCGCAGCTGCGCGCCGAACTCACCGCCGAACTGCGCGCCGAGTCCGCCGACGAGATCGCCGCGCTGCGCGGCGAATTGGCGGCGCTGCGCACCAATTTGGAGATCCTGTTCGATGCCGATCTGGCCCACCGGCCGGCTCTGGAGACCGACCGCGCCACCGTGCACGCCTTCAGCGACCGCGGCGCCGAGACCGGGGGGCCCGCCGAGTGGGGCGCGGCCACCGCCACCCGCGTCGACTCCGACCGGGCCGACGCCAGCCCCACCGCGGAGAACCCGATCATCGACGTCCCCGAGGTGGCCGTGCCCACTGGCGCCGAACCCGCCGCCGAGCCGCCGCCCGCCGCGGCGCCGCGCCACACCGGGGCCCCCGCGGGCGGCAGCCACCGCCGTCGCGCCGAGAGCGCCGAACCGCCCCCGCCCCCGCCGCGGCCCGAGCCGGCCGCGTGGCCGACACCGCCGCCGGCAGCCGAACCGCCGCCGGCGCACCGCCCGTGGGACACCGGCCCGCTGCGCGCGGCGCCGCCGGCGCCCGCCGCGGGCGCCGGTGCCTGGTACCCGCCGCCGGCCGGCCCGGACTGGCAGCCGGTCCCGGCCGAGGGGCAGTGGATACCGCCGGGCGCCCCGGGCAGCCACTGGGCGCCCACCGAGGAGCCGCCGGCCCCCGAGCCGCGCACCGGTCGCCACTACGCGCCGTCGGCCCCCGCCGGCGCGCCGGGGCGGCCCCCGCCGGCGCCCCCGGCCCCCGAGGGCCCGCCGGCGCACGCGCGCCCCGCGCCGGAGCCGGGCTGGCGTTTCGAGGACCACCACGGCGGTGAGGGTCCGGCCCACCGGGGCGCGCCGCCGTATGTGCCGCCGATGCCGACGCGGCCCGAACCGGCCGCCCGCCACCGCGGCGACGAGGAACCCGCCGAACCGGCGAGCCGGCGCAGCGAAGGGCAGTCGGTCGCCGATCTGCTGGCCCGATTCCAGGTCAGCCCCACCGGCGGCGGGGGCCGGCGGCGGCGCAAGGAGGACTGAGCGCAGACCCGGTTCGACGGCCGCGCTAAAATCTGCGGTGACCGTCCGGTACCCGCAGTGCGGGACTGGAACGAACCGACAGGACTTGTGAGGGTCGTCTGCGATGATGCAGTTCGACGGTCTGCGCCCGGCGCGGCTCCAAGTGGGTGTCATCTCCGCTGGTCGGGTGGGGACCGCCCTGGGGGCCGCCCTCGAGGGCGCCGACCATGTGGTGGTGGCGGTGGCCGCGATCTCCGCGGAGTCGCGGCGTCGGGCCCGCACCCGGCTGCCCGACACCCCGGTGCGGCCGGTGCCGGAGGTGGCCGCGGCGGCCGAGCTGCTGATCCTCGCCGTGCCCGACAGCGAACTGACCGCGCTGGTCGCCGGGCTGGCGGCCACCGCGGCGGTGCGCGCCGGCACGATCGTGGCGCACACCTCCGGGGCGCACGGCGTGGGGGTGCTGGCGCCGTTGACCGCCCTCGGCTGCACCCCGCTGGCCGTGCACCCGGCGATGACGTTCACCGGTGCCGACGAGGATCTCGTCCGGCTGCCCGACACCTGTTTCGGGATCACCGCCGGCGACGAGATCGGCTACGCGATCGCGCAGGCGCTGGTGATCGAGATCGGCGGGGAGCCGGTGCGGGTCCCCGAGCACGCCCGCACCCTGTACCACGCGGCGCTGGCGCATGCGGGAAACCACCTGGTCACCGTCGTCGCCGACGCGGTGGCGATGCTGCGCACCGCGCTGGCCGGCACCGAGTTGCTCGGCCAGCACCTCGTCGACGACGCCCCCGGCGGGCTCGCCGAACGGGTGGTCGGGCCGCTGGCGCGCGCCGCGCTGGAGAACACCCTGCAGCGCGGCCAGGCCGCCCTGACCGGCCCGGTCGCCCGCGGCGACGCCGACGCGGTCGCCGCCCACCGTGCCGCGATCGCCGAGAGCGACGCCGCGCTGGCCGAGGCGTACCGGGCCGCGGCGTTGCGCACCGCGCAGCGCGCCGGCGCCGACGAGGCGATGTTTGCGGTGCTCGCCCCGTGAGCACGGCGCCCGCCCCGGCCTTCACCGCCGGTGAGCTCGACGTCTACACCGAGGTCGCCGAGGTCGCCGCGGTCTGCCGGGCGCTGCGGGCCACCGGCCGGCGGGTGATGCTGGTGCCCACCATGGGCGCGTTGCACGACGGGCACCTGGCGCTGGTGCGGGCCGCCGCCCGGGTGCCCGGCGCGGTGGTCGTGGTGTCGATCTTCGTCAACCCGCTGCAGTTCGGGCCCGGCGAAGACCTCGACGGTTATCCGCGCACCCTCGACCACGACCTGGCGGTGCTGCGCGGCGCCGGGGTCGACGCCGCGTTCGCCCCGACCGCCGCCGCGATGTACCCGCACGGCCTGCGCACCACGGTGCATCCGGGCGCCCTGGGCGCGCAGCTGGAGGGCGCGGCGCGCCCGGGGCACTTCGCCGGGATGCTGACCGTGGTGCTCAAGCTGATCCAGATCGTCGGCCCGGACCGGGTGTTCTTCGGGGAGAAGGACTATCAGCAGCTGGTGCTGGTGCGCCAGATGGTCACCGACCTCAACGTCGCCACCGAGATCGTCGGGGTGCCGACCGTGCGGGAGGCCGACGGGCTGGCGATGTCGTCGCGCAACCGTTACCTCGACGCCGAACAGCGTGAGCTGGCGGTCACGCTGTCGGCGGCGCTGGCCGCCGGCCGTGCCGCCGGCGGCGACGGCGGCACGGCGGTCGAGGCCGCCGCGGCCGCGGTGCTGGCCGCACGTCCGGTGATCGACGTCGACTACCTGGTGGTGCGCGACCGGATGCTGGGGCCACCGCCGCGGCACGGCCCGGCCCGGCTGTTGGTGGCCGCACGGTTGGGTCCCACCCGACTCCTGGACAACGTCGCCGTCGAACTCGGCGCCGGATCTGTCGAGTAACCGCAGAAACGTTGGAGGAAAACATGTTACGCACGATGCTGAAATCGAAGATTCACCGCGCCACCGTCACCCAGGCCGACCTGCACTACGTCGGGTCGGTGACGATCGACGCCGATCTCATGGACGCCGCCGACCTGCTCGAAGGTGAGCAGGTCACGATCGTCGACATCGACAACGGCGCGCGGCTGGTCACCTACGCCATCACCGGCGAGCGCGGCAGCGGGGTGATCGGCATCAACGGTGCCGCCGCGCACCTGGTGCACCCGGGGGACCTGGTCATCCTGATCGCCTACGCCACCATGGACGACGCCGAGGCCCGCAGCTACCGACCGCGGGTGGTGTTCGTCGATGCGACCAACACGCCGGCCGACCTCGGCGCGGATCCGGCCTTCGTGCCCGAGTTGGACCTGCCGGGGGCCGCCGAGTTGCTCTCCCCGCGGATGAGCGCGCACTAGCCGTGCTGCTCGCGATCGACGTGCGCAACACCCACACCGTGGTGGGGTTGGTGACCGGCGCCGGCGACCACGCCCGGGTGGTGCAGCGCTGGCGGATCCGCACCGAGGCCGAGATCACCGCCGACGAACTGGCGTTGACCCTCGACGGTCTCATCGGCGACGACGCCGAGCGGCTGACCGGGGCCGCGGCGCTGTCGACGGTGCCGTCGGTGCTGCACGAGGTGCGGATCATGCTCGACCAGTACTGGGCGTCGGTGCCGCAGGTGCTCATCGAACCCGGGGTGCGCACCGGGATCCCGCTGCTGGTGGACAACCCCAAGGAGGTCGGGGCCGACCGGATCGTCAACTGTCTGGCCGCCTACCGGCGGTTCGGCACCGCGGCGATCGTCGTCGACTTCGGCTCGGCGATCTGCGTCGACGCCGTCTCCGCCAAGGGCGAGTTTCTCGGCGGGGCGATCGCCCCGGGTGTGCAGGTGTCCTCCGACGCCGCGGCCGCGCGCTCGGCCGGGCTGCGGCGGGTGGAGCTGACCCGGCCCCGTTCGGTGATCGGCAAGAACACCGTCGAATGCATGCAGTCCGGGGCGGTGTTCGGGTTCGCCGGCCTCGTCGACGGCCTGGTGGGCCAAATCCGCACCGACATCGACGGGTTCGCCGGCGGCGAGGTCGCGGTCGTGGCCACCGGGCACACCGCGCCGCTGCTGCTGCCGGAGTTGCACACCGTCGACCACTGTGAACCCGATCTGACGTTGCACGGGCTGCATCTGGTGTTCGACCGCAACCGCGACGGCCAGCGCCGCGGGCTGAACACCGCCCGCTGAGCGCGCTACTCGCGGAGCGCGCTATTCGCGGATCGCGCGCACCCACTGGATGGTGCCGTTGCTGCTCACCCGCACACCGGTGAAACCGAGACCCTCGACGGTGTCGCCGAGCTCGTCCTCGTCGAAGCCGTGCGCCCCGAACGCCGGCAGCAGCCGCCACAGCCGCACCGCACGTCCGGCGGTGGGCACCATCACCGCGGCCCGCCCGCCCGGGCGCAGCACCCGGTGCATCTCGGCGAGCGCGGCCGCCGGCACGGGCACCAGCTGCAACGCCGCGATCGAGACGACCGCGTCGACGGTGGCCTCGCGCAGCGGCAGCCGCTGGGCGTCGGCGCGCACATACGCGGTCTGCGCCCCGGTGCTGGCCGCGGCGGCGCGGGCGAGCATCGGGGCGGAGACATCCACGCCCAGCGCCAGCCCGTCGGGCCAGACCGCCCGGCCCAGCGCCGGGGTGATCGACCCGGGCCCGCAGCCGACGTCGAGCACGACCTGGCCGGGCTGGAGATCCAGCCAGGCGCTGGGCTGCTGCCACGACGCGAGCAGCCGGCGCGCCGCGGCCTGGGCGACGTCGTAGAGCGCCGAGCCGACCGTCGAGGCCCACACCGCCTGAATCGCTCCGGCGTTGCGCGCCGGGGTGGGCCGGTCGTCGGCGCCGACCGCCTCGAGTGTGGGCCGGAGCAGATCCAGATAGCCGTCGGTGAGCGTCGGGCTGCTCGGCGGGTCGGCGAGCAGCCCCAGGGTTCGGCGCACCGCGGGCGGCAGCGCCGCGCCCGCACCCGGTGTGGACGGCGATGACGGTGGTGCCATGGTGTCTCCTCGGTGGCTGCGATCCCCGCCGGCGGGGCTTGTCCGCAGGTTACGCGCGCCGCGGCGAGCGGGCACCGACGCGGCGGGACGCCCTGAGTAAGCTGGCGGGCCGTGACCTCCGACGATGCCCCCGCCGACCTTGCCCCCGCCGACCCCGCCGCGGTTCCCGAGCAGTTCCGGATCCGGCGGGCCAAACGGGAACGTCTGCTCGCCGACGGCCGCGACCCCTACCCGGTCGAGGTGGGGCGCACCCACACGCTGGCCGAGGTCCGCGCCGCCCATCCCGACCTGCCGGTCGACACCGCCACCGGCGAGCACGTCGGGGTGGCCGGGCGGGTGGTGTTCTCCCGCAACGCGGGCAAACTCTGCTTCGCCACCCTGCAGGAGGGCGACGGCACCCAGTTGCAGGCGATGATCAGCCTGGCCGGGGTCGGCCGGACCGAGCTCGACCGCTGGAAGTCCGACGTCGACCTCGGCGACATCGTGTTCGTCTCCGGCGAGGTGATCAGCTCCCGGCGCGGCGAGCTGTCGGTGCTCGCCGACTCCTGGCAGATGGCGTCGAAGGCGCTGCGGCCGCTGCCGGTCACCCACAAGGACATGAGCGAGGAGCTGCGGGTCCGGCAGCGCTACGTCGACCTGATCGTGCGGCCGCAGGCCCGTAGCGTCGCCCGCCAGCGCATCGCGGTGGTGCGCGCGCTGCGCCACGCGCTGGAACGCCGCGGCTTCGACGAGGTCGAGACCCCGATGCTGCAGGTGCTCGCCGGCGGTGCGGCGGCGCGGCCGTTCGTCACCCACTCCAACGCCCTGGACACCGAGCTGTATCTGCGGATCGCGCCGGAGCTGTTCTTGAAACGCTGCGTCGTCGGCGGATTCGACAAAGTCTTCGAACTGAATCGGGTGTTCCGAAATGAAGGAGTCGATTCCACTCATTCACCGGAATTTTCGATGCTGGAAACGTATCAGGCCTACGGCACCTACGACGATTCGGCGCGCACCACCCGAGAACTCGTTCAAGAGGTCGCCGACGAGGCGATCGGGACCCGCCAAGTGCCCCTTCCCGACGGCAGCACCTATGACATCGACGGCGAATGGGCGTCGATCGAAATGTATCCGTCGCTGTCGGAGGCCCTCGGCGAGGAGATCACACCGGAGACCCCGGCGGCAACACTGTGGGAAATCGCCGATCGCCTCGGGGTCGAAATTCCCACCGACCGGGGTTTCGGGCACGGAAAGCTCATCGAGGAACTCTGGGAACACACCGTGGGCTCCACGTTGAGCGCCCCGACCTTTGTGCGCGACTTCCCGGTGGAGACCACGCCGCTGACCCGCCAGCACCGCAGCAAGCCCGGCGTGACCGAGAAATGGGACCTGTACCTGCGCGGATTCGAGCTCGCCACCGGGTATTCGGAGTTGATCGACCCGGTCGTGCAGCGCGAGCGGTTCGTCGCGCAGGCCCGGGCGGCCGCCGCCGGCGACGACGAGGCGATGGCGCTCGACGAGGATTTCCTCGCCGCCATCGAGTATGCGATGCCGCCGTGTACCGGCACCGGAATGGGTATTGACCGACTGCTGATGGTATTAACGGGATTGTCAATTCGAGAGACGGTATTGTTTCCGATTGTTCGCCGCCACGGGAATTGAATGCGCCCCGCGATCGAGCATTTCTCAATGCGCTATCCTTTCGGGACAACACCATGACGGTGTTTAAACGCCCGGGGGTATGACGAAGGGATTGTGTGCGCTGATGGCGAAAAAGGTTACGGTGACCCTGGTCGACGATTTAGACGGCGCGGCCACCGCCGACGAGACGGTCGAATTCGGTTTGGACGGGGTCTCGTATGAGATCGATCTGTCGACCAAGAATGCCGAGAAGCTGCGCGGTGATCTGCAGAAATGGATCGAATCGGCCCGCCGGGTCGGCGGACGCCGCCGCGGTCGGTCGGCCAGCGGTCGCCGCGGCGCGATCGATCGCGAGCAGAGTGCGGCGATCCGGGAATGGGCGCGCCGCAACGGCCACAACGTCTCGACGCGCGGGCGCATCCCCGCCGAGGTGATCGAGGCGTTTCACGCGGCGAGTTGAGTCCCGCCCGCCGCGGGCGGGTTTTCGCTGGTGGCGAACCGATCGGTGGGCGGAGTCGGGAAGGGTCGGCCCGCCCGCCGCGTTGCTTGCGGGTGGCTGGGCACGTCAGGGGCAGGTCACCGGCGCACGTGACCGGGGCCGCACTGGGGCCCCGCCGGTCGGCGCCGACGGTGCGCGTGCCCTCGCCGGGCACCGTGCGGTAGGAAGCCGGGCCCGCCGCCACTACAGTGGACGGCAGGTGCGCATGCCGACCGTCGTACCTAAATGTAGGGAGAGCAGGTAACCACCGATGTTCGAGAGATTCACCGACCGGGCACGTCGGGTTGTGGTCTTGGCCCAAGAAGAGGCCCGGATGCTCAACCACAATTACATCGGCACCGAGCACATCCTGTTGGGTCTGATCCACGAGGGTGAAGGGGTCGCCGCCAAGTCGCTGGAGTCGCTGGGGATCTCCCTGGAGGGGGTGCGCAGCCAGGTCGAGGAGATCATCGGCCAGGGCCAGCAGGCACCGTCCGGGCACATCCCGTTCACCCCGCGCGCCAAGAAGGTGCTGGAGCTGAGCCTGCGCGAGGCGCTGCAACTCGGCCACAACTACATCGGCACCGAGCACATCCTGCTGGGTCTGATCCGCGAGGGCGAGGGGGTGGCCGCCCAGGTGCTGGTCAAGCTCGGCGCCGAGCTGACCCGGGTGCGCCAGCAGGTCATCCAGCTGCTCTCGGGCTATCAGGGCAAGGAGACCGCCGAGGCCGGCACCGGCGGGCGCGGCGGGGAGTCCGGCTCCCCGTCCACCTCGCTGGTGCTCGACCAGTTCGGCCGCAACCTGACCGCCGCCGCCGCCGACGGCAAGCTCGACCCGGTCATCGGCCGGGAGAAGGAGATCGAGCGGGTCATGCAGGTGCTCTCCCGGCGCACCAAGAACAACCCGGTGCTCATCGGCGAGCCCGGGGTCGGCAAGACCGCCGTGGTCGAGGGCCTCGCGCAGGCCATCGTCAACGGCGAGGTGCCCGAGACGCTCAAGGACAAGCAGCTCTACACCCTGGACCTGGGATCGTTGGTGGCCGGCAGCCGCTACCGCGGTGACTTCGAGGAACGCCTGAAGAAGGTGCTCAAGGAGATCAACACCCGCGGCGACATCATCTTGTTCATCGATGAGCTGCACACGCTGGTCGGCGCCGGCGCCGCCGAGGGGGCGATCGACGCCGCCAGCATCCTCAAACCCAAGCTGGCCCGCGGGGAGCTGCAGACGATCGGTGCGACGACCCTCGATGAGTACCGCAAGTACATCGAGAAGGACGCCGCGCTGGAGCGCCGGTTCCAGCCGGTGCAGGTCGGCGAGCCGTCGGTGGAGCACACCATCGAGATTCTCAAGGGCCTGCGGGACCGCTACGAGGCCCATCACCGGGTGTCGATCACCGACCCGGCGCTGGTGGCCGCGGCGACGTTGGCCGACCGCTACATCAACGATCGGTTCCTGCCGGACAAGGCGATCGACCTGATCGACGAGGCGGGCGCGCGGATGCGGATCCGCCGGATGACCGCGCCGCCGGACCTGCGGGAGTTCGACGAGAAGATCGCCGACGTGCGCCGGGAGAAGGAATCGGCGATCGACGCCCAGGACTTCGAGAAGGCCGCCAGCCTGCGTGACCAGGAGAAGCAACTGGTCGCCCAGCGCGGTGAGCGCGAGAAACAGTGGCGCTCCGGGGATCTCGACGTGGTCGCCGAGGTCGACGACGAACAGATCGCCGAGGTGCTGGGCAACTGGACCGGGATCCCGGTGTTCAAGCTCACCGAGGCCGAGACCACCCGGCTGTTGCGGATGGAAGACGAACTGCACAAGCGGATCATCGGCCAGGACGACGCGGTCAATGCCGTG
This sequence is a window from Mycolicibacillus parakoreensis. Protein-coding genes within it:
- the lysS gene encoding lysine--tRNA ligase; the encoded protein is MTSDDAPADLAPADPAAVPEQFRIRRAKRERLLADGRDPYPVEVGRTHTLAEVRAAHPDLPVDTATGEHVGVAGRVVFSRNAGKLCFATLQEGDGTQLQAMISLAGVGRTELDRWKSDVDLGDIVFVSGEVISSRRGELSVLADSWQMASKALRPLPVTHKDMSEELRVRQRYVDLIVRPQARSVARQRIAVVRALRHALERRGFDEVETPMLQVLAGGAAARPFVTHSNALDTELYLRIAPELFLKRCVVGGFDKVFELNRVFRNEGVDSTHSPEFSMLETYQAYGTYDDSARTTRELVQEVADEAIGTRQVPLPDGSTYDIDGEWASIEMYPSLSEALGEEITPETPAATLWEIADRLGVEIPTDRGFGHGKLIEELWEHTVGSTLSAPTFVRDFPVETTPLTRQHRSKPGVTEKWDLYLRGFELATGYSELIDPVVQRERFVAQARAAAAGDDEAMALDEDFLAAIEYAMPPCTGTGMGIDRLLMVLTGLSIRETVLFPIVRRHGN
- the lsr2 gene encoding histone-like nucleoid-structuring protein Lsr2; amino-acid sequence: MAKKVTVTLVDDLDGAATADETVEFGLDGVSYEIDLSTKNAEKLRGDLQKWIESARRVGGRRRGRSASGRRGAIDREQSAAIREWARRNGHNVSTRGRIPAEVIEAFHAAS
- the clpC1 gene encoding ATP-dependent protease ATP-binding subunit ClpC: MFERFTDRARRVVVLAQEEARMLNHNYIGTEHILLGLIHEGEGVAAKSLESLGISLEGVRSQVEEIIGQGQQAPSGHIPFTPRAKKVLELSLREALQLGHNYIGTEHILLGLIREGEGVAAQVLVKLGAELTRVRQQVIQLLSGYQGKETAEAGTGGRGGESGSPSTSLVLDQFGRNLTAAAADGKLDPVIGREKEIERVMQVLSRRTKNNPVLIGEPGVGKTAVVEGLAQAIVNGEVPETLKDKQLYTLDLGSLVAGSRYRGDFEERLKKVLKEINTRGDIILFIDELHTLVGAGAAEGAIDAASILKPKLARGELQTIGATTLDEYRKYIEKDAALERRFQPVQVGEPSVEHTIEILKGLRDRYEAHHRVSITDPALVAAATLADRYINDRFLPDKAIDLIDEAGARMRIRRMTAPPDLREFDEKIADVRREKESAIDAQDFEKAASLRDQEKQLVAQRGEREKQWRSGDLDVVAEVDDEQIAEVLGNWTGIPVFKLTEAETTRLLRMEDELHKRIIGQDDAVNAVSKAIRRTRAGLKDPKRPSGSFIFAGPSGVGKTELSKALAEFLFGDDDALIQIDMGEFHDRFTASRLFGAPPGYVGYEEGGQLTEKVRRKPFSVVLFDEIEKAHQEIYNSLLQVLEDGRLTDGQGRTVDFKNTVLIFTSNLGTSDISKAVGLGFAQGGGENNYERMKLKVNDELKKHFRPEFLNRIDDIIVFHQLTREEIIQMVDLLIGRVATQLKAKDMAVELTDRARSLLAKRGFDPVLGARPLRRTIQREIEDQLSEKILFEEIGPGQLVTVDVDNWDGESSGEDAVFTFTGTAKPSEPTDADLAKATSE